From a single Hymenobacter sp. YIM 151500-1 genomic region:
- a CDS encoding J domain-containing protein, which translates to MEYKDYYQTLGVEKNATTDQIKKAYRKLARQYHPDVNPNNPEAERKFKEINEAHEVLSDDEKRRKYDQLGADWQRYQQAGAGSAGGQGFDWSQYAQGGFGGRGGADDPFGGADFSEFFSSMFGGMGGGGGGRAPRPRAGHDYQAELELTLEEAYHGGPRTLTVNGKNLRITIQPGVEDGQTIRLRDQGAPGQNGGPAGSLYITFRILPDPRYSRDGADLTMDVPVSIYTALLGGEQVVETLSGPVKITIKPETQNGTRLRLRGKGFPVYRQPGQFGDLYLRLNLTLPQNLTEQEKDLFRQLAALRK; encoded by the coding sequence GTGGAATACAAAGATTACTACCAGACCCTGGGCGTTGAGAAAAACGCCACCACCGACCAGATTAAGAAGGCCTACCGCAAGCTGGCCCGCCAGTACCACCCCGACGTCAACCCCAACAACCCGGAGGCGGAGCGCAAATTCAAGGAAATCAACGAGGCCCACGAGGTGCTCAGCGACGACGAGAAGCGCCGCAAGTACGACCAGCTGGGCGCCGACTGGCAGCGTTACCAGCAGGCCGGCGCCGGCAGCGCGGGCGGCCAGGGCTTCGACTGGTCCCAGTACGCCCAAGGTGGCTTCGGCGGCCGAGGCGGGGCCGATGACCCGTTCGGCGGGGCTGATTTCTCGGAGTTTTTCAGCTCGATGTTTGGCGGCATGGGTGGGGGCGGCGGGGGCCGCGCCCCCCGGCCCCGCGCCGGCCACGACTACCAGGCCGAGCTGGAGCTGACCTTGGAAGAAGCCTACCACGGCGGCCCCCGCACGCTCACCGTCAACGGCAAAAACCTGCGCATCACCATCCAGCCGGGCGTCGAGGACGGCCAGACCATCCGGCTGCGCGACCAGGGGGCGCCGGGCCAGAACGGCGGGCCGGCCGGCTCCCTCTACATCACCTTCCGCATCCTGCCCGACCCGCGCTACTCCCGCGACGGCGCCGACCTGACCATGGACGTGCCCGTGAGCATCTACACGGCCTTGCTGGGCGGCGAGCAGGTGGTAGAAACCCTGTCGGGGCCGGTCAAAATCACCATCAAGCCCGAAACCCAGAACGGCACCCGCCTGCGCCTGCGCGGCAAGGGCTTCCCGGTGTACCGCCAGCCCGGCCAGTTCGGCGACCTGTACCTGCGCCTCAACCTGACCCTACCCCAAAACCTGACCGAGCAGGAAAAAGACCTGTTCCGCCAGCTGGCAGCCCTGCGAAAATAA
- a CDS encoding DUF6799 domain-containing protein produces the protein MKLYPTLAAALLLCAAAFTTQAQTKLPPRKPVAPRQKVVIKGETMKDGFLMKEGKVMMTRDAHTSPLTAETSLVNGTKIGADGTVTMADGTSVMLKEGDYVSLTGRLTTMAMKAEQDSLAQLARQGGKGKSKMKIKKK, from the coding sequence ATGAAACTGTACCCGACGCTGGCCGCAGCCCTACTGCTCTGCGCCGCGGCCTTCACTACTCAGGCCCAAACCAAGCTGCCGCCCCGCAAGCCCGTGGCTCCCCGCCAGAAAGTCGTTATCAAGGGCGAAACCATGAAGGATGGTTTCCTGATGAAGGAAGGCAAAGTGATGATGACGCGCGACGCCCACACCTCCCCGCTCACCGCAGAAACCAGCCTGGTCAACGGCACCAAAATCGGGGCCGACGGCACCGTAACCATGGCCGACGGTACCTCGGTTATGCTCAAGGAAGGCGACTACGTGTCGTTGACCGGCCGCCTTACCACCATGGCCATGAAAGCCGAGCAGGACAGCCTGGCTCAGCTGGCCCGGCAGGGCGGCAAGGGCAAAAGCAAAATGAAAATCAAAAAGAAGTAG
- a CDS encoding helix-turn-helix domain-containing protein, with amino-acid sequence MAFSKTSSSLPLQTQLFAAIRAQAPAHLSLADEIADVLGLSTDSAYRRLRGETALSLDEAGRLAQHFNIALHDLLGGPRFAVAFQRVSINALPQGLAEYLAITREYFEQAARGKEKLGAYAAKDIPAFYHFLFPELARFKLFFWLKTIKAAEAYQSLSFAPRHIPDELVAAGAAAARQYLSLPLTEIWNDETANSTLGQIEYYHQAGLYEQPTDAQRLLDEVEALIRHIQHQAVRGATLRDGAEQAPYQLYYNEILLLDNTIFTVADGLSRVLLTYNGMDYLHTSDAEFCGEVQHWLRVQTEKSTLISRVSEKERNRFFNKMYARIDEQRRRLH; translated from the coding sequence ATGGCCTTTTCCAAAACAAGCTCTTCGCTTCCGTTGCAGACGCAGCTGTTTGCCGCCATTCGGGCGCAGGCCCCGGCTCACCTGTCCCTGGCCGATGAAATTGCCGACGTGCTGGGCCTCAGCACCGACAGCGCCTACCGCCGCCTGCGCGGCGAAACGGCCCTGAGCCTGGACGAAGCCGGCCGCCTGGCCCAGCACTTCAACATTGCCCTGCACGACCTGCTCGGGGGGCCTCGTTTCGCGGTGGCGTTTCAGCGGGTCAGCATCAACGCCCTGCCGCAGGGGCTGGCGGAGTACCTGGCCATTACCAGGGAGTATTTTGAACAGGCGGCCCGCGGCAAGGAAAAATTGGGGGCGTATGCTGCCAAGGACATTCCGGCCTTCTACCACTTTCTGTTTCCGGAGCTGGCCCGGTTCAAGCTGTTTTTCTGGCTGAAAACCATCAAGGCTGCCGAGGCCTACCAAAGCCTGTCCTTCGCCCCCCGCCACATCCCCGATGAGCTGGTGGCGGCTGGCGCGGCAGCCGCCCGGCAGTACCTGAGCCTGCCCCTCACCGAAATCTGGAACGACGAAACGGCTAACAGCACCCTGGGCCAAATCGAGTACTACCACCAGGCTGGCCTCTACGAGCAGCCCACCGACGCCCAGCGCCTGCTCGATGAGGTGGAGGCCCTGATTCGCCACATCCAGCATCAGGCGGTGCGGGGCGCCACCCTGCGCGACGGCGCCGAGCAGGCACCTTACCAGCTGTACTACAACGAAATCCTGCTCCTCGACAACACCATCTTCACCGTGGCCGACGGCCTGAGCCGGGTGCTGCTCACCTACAACGGCATGGACTACCTGCACACTTCCGACGCCGAATTTTGCGGGGAGGTGCAGCACTGGCTGCGGGTGCAAACCGAGAAATCAACCCTGATTAGCCGCGTCTCGGAAAAGGAGCGCAACCGGTTTTTCAACAAGATGTACGCCCGCATCGACGAACAGCGCCGCCGACTGCACTAA
- a CDS encoding septal ring lytic transglycosylase RlpA family protein: MNLWGTLLVGLLLTSCAGGAGTFTQSGKASYYADKFNGRKTASGTVYRPNKRTAAHNTLPFGTVVRVTNPRNRRSVKVIITDRGPHAKGRVIDLSKKAARKIGIIDAGVAPVELKVIRR, encoded by the coding sequence TTGAACCTGTGGGGCACGCTGCTGGTGGGCCTGCTGCTGACTAGCTGCGCGGGCGGGGCGGGCACGTTTACGCAGTCGGGCAAGGCCTCGTACTACGCCGACAAGTTTAACGGCCGCAAAACGGCCAGCGGCACCGTGTACCGGCCCAACAAGCGCACCGCCGCTCACAATACGCTGCCGTTTGGCACGGTGGTGCGCGTCACGAACCCGCGCAACCGCCGCTCAGTCAAGGTCATCATCACCGACCGGGGGCCGCACGCCAAAGGCCGCGTCATCGACCTGAGCAAGAAAGCGGCCCGCAAAATCGGCATCATCGACGCCGGAGTAGCACCGGTAGAGCTGAAAGTTATCAGGCGCTGA
- a CDS encoding glycoside hydrolase family 25 protein: MTTTTRRRSSTSRRATPWWRRLLPLVALVLVVGSLVFYGRYRRQINRYVRRTYATLTYRYLTGREKTPLLPGYSVHGIDVSAYQGRIDWPLVAGHRVRFAFIKATEGVTLRDPRFRRNWQGAGAAGIYRGAYHYFQPNYDGARQASLFTRTVPLGPGDLPPVLDVEHPEFHDVAVMRRGVATWLRLVERHYGVRPILYSNYSFYKRHLAGHFDQYPLWLAHYEVEQPTLPRDKWLIWQHSDEAHVPGIRGAVDFNVFQGNFQRLMALRIPPRPATP, translated from the coding sequence ATGACTACCACCACCCGTCGTCGTTCTTCCACTAGCCGCCGCGCCACCCCGTGGTGGCGGCGCCTGCTGCCGCTGGTGGCCTTGGTGCTGGTGGTAGGCAGCCTCGTGTTCTACGGCCGCTACCGGCGCCAGATCAACCGGTATGTGCGCCGCACCTACGCCACGCTTACCTACCGCTACCTTACCGGCCGCGAGAAAACGCCCCTGCTGCCCGGCTACTCCGTGCACGGCATCGACGTGTCGGCTTACCAGGGCCGCATCGACTGGCCGCTGGTGGCGGGGCACCGGGTGCGGTTTGCCTTTATCAAGGCTACTGAAGGCGTAACCCTGCGCGACCCGCGTTTCCGGCGCAACTGGCAGGGCGCGGGGGCGGCGGGCATCTACCGGGGCGCCTACCACTACTTTCAGCCCAACTATGACGGCGCCCGCCAGGCCAGCCTGTTCACGCGCACCGTGCCCCTGGGCCCCGGCGACCTGCCGCCCGTGCTCGACGTGGAGCACCCCGAGTTTCACGACGTAGCCGTGATGCGCCGCGGCGTGGCTACCTGGCTGCGGCTGGTGGAGCGGCACTACGGCGTGCGGCCCATTCTGTACTCCAACTACAGCTTCTACAAGCGCCACCTGGCCGGGCACTTCGACCAGTATCCGCTGTGGCTGGCCCACTACGAGGTGGAGCAGCCCACCCTGCCCCGCGACAAGTGGCTGATTTGGCAGCACTCCGACGAGGCCCACGTGCCCGGCATCCGCGGGGCCGTTGACTTCAACGTGTTTCAGGGTAACTTTCAGCGCCTGATGGCCCTGCGCATCCCGCCCCGCCCGGCCACGCCCTGA
- a CDS encoding VF530 family protein, translating into MPHYPDLPDARDESGHLIRELHGVTLAQILEYLVARYGWPELDRRIRINCFAVNPSIKSSLTFLRRTPWAREKVEELYIRTRTAEVLGT; encoded by the coding sequence ATGCCGCACTACCCCGACCTGCCCGACGCCCGCGACGAATCCGGCCATCTCATCCGGGAGCTGCATGGCGTTACGCTGGCCCAGATTCTGGAGTACCTGGTGGCCCGGTACGGCTGGCCCGAGCTGGACCGCCGCATCCGCATCAACTGCTTCGCCGTCAACCCCAGCATCAAGTCCAGCCTCACCTTCCTGCGCCGCACCCCCTGGGCCCGCGAGAAAGTAGAAGAACTCTACATCCGCACCCGCACGGCGGAGGTATTAGGGACTTAG
- a CDS encoding Hsp20/alpha crystallin family protein, which translates to MNLISKDFIRNIVPQLNLLNTLGGGVAQAAMRVDKREKGVVVRVAVPSVRPENFHVVLANNVLTVYAEYRHSPEDTVSAPLFSRVLTLPSNLDLSRIDAVFEGQELHVRIPYRNTTDTPREINIKQR; encoded by the coding sequence ATGAATCTTATCAGCAAAGACTTCATTCGCAACATCGTCCCGCAACTCAACCTGCTCAACACGCTGGGCGGGGGCGTTGCGCAGGCGGCCATGCGGGTGGACAAGCGCGAGAAGGGCGTGGTCGTGCGGGTGGCTGTGCCATCGGTGCGCCCCGAGAACTTCCACGTGGTGCTGGCCAACAACGTGCTGACCGTGTACGCCGAGTACCGCCACTCGCCGGAAGATACCGTGTCGGCGCCGCTGTTTAGCCGGGTGCTCACCCTGCCCTCCAACCTCGACCTGAGCCGCATCGACGCGGTGTTTGAGGGCCAGGAGCTGCACGTGCGCATTCCGTACCGCAACACCACCGACACGCCCCGCGAAATCAACATCAAGCAGCGCTAA
- a CDS encoding alpha/beta hydrolase: protein MVLNSFSTTRTARYISLGEAGPQVQHVWFCLHGESQLLPEFAAQLVNLDTPERLLILPEALSRYPVAPTAAEPLATAATWFAPGSLLPDLADLTAYLDALAEQVLAQCPAGVPVTVLGYGQGAAAACRWLAGGRIDYERLILYASVFPPEIDRRSTLVALPGKPVTLITTTTNVYTPEAAGEGLLQDLHDVGLDAQLRYVSEGPLTLAALGAAREASA from the coding sequence ATGGTCCTGAATTCCTTTTCTACTACCCGCACGGCCCGCTACATCAGCCTGGGTGAAGCCGGCCCGCAGGTGCAGCACGTGTGGTTTTGCCTGCACGGCGAAAGTCAGCTGCTACCGGAGTTTGCCGCTCAGCTGGTCAACCTCGATACACCCGAGCGGCTGCTGATTCTGCCCGAAGCGTTGTCGCGCTACCCCGTGGCGCCCACGGCCGCCGAGCCCCTGGCTACGGCGGCCACCTGGTTTGCGCCTGGCTCCCTGCTGCCCGACCTAGCCGACCTAACCGCCTACCTTGATGCCCTGGCCGAGCAGGTGCTGGCCCAATGCCCGGCCGGGGTGCCCGTAACGGTGCTGGGCTACGGCCAGGGCGCTGCTGCGGCGTGCCGCTGGCTGGCCGGGGGCCGCATCGACTACGAACGGCTTATCCTGTACGCCTCCGTCTTCCCGCCCGAAATAGACCGTCGCTCCACTCTCGTGGCCCTGCCCGGCAAGCCCGTTACGCTCATCACCACCACTACCAACGTGTACACGCCCGAAGCTGCCGGCGAAGGCCTGCTCCAGGACCTGCACGATGTGGGCCTGGATGCGCAGCTGCGCTACGTGTCGGAAGGCCCCCTGACCCTGGCCGCCTTGGGCGCCGCCCGTGAAGCTTCCGCTTAA
- a CDS encoding acyltransferase family protein encodes MSAPTAPLAYRPELNGVRALAVGVVVFQHWATPPVMLGEMGRLVFFVLSGYLISGIVWKQQVYPGAPGPWRQRLGVFYLRRVLRILPPYYCALALSALLPLATVREYPLWFVLPGANQLFYRLQQWGEGCGHLWTLAVDEQFYLLWPFLLALIGRRVGWLLALGAAGLLFRVAWSLLVTPGFVLVLLPSSLDLFAAGTLLRLFEGAAWLPRWAQGRAVLLAWGAWWALWVLLHHGAVAGGSTLWLLLFPTVGAGAAFLTLGWLLHHPQQVRRLGLLHPALHWLGQRSFGLYLYHLLLPVLYQRAVFKLFAADSAWRDILLEPVPTVLVLSPLLLLLSAASWRFIEEPLDRLKRHLPYAPAATPAVAGT; translated from the coding sequence ATGTCTGCTCCCACGGCCCCGCTTGCTTACCGCCCCGAGCTGAACGGCGTGCGGGCCTTGGCTGTGGGTGTGGTGGTGTTTCAGCACTGGGCTACGCCGCCGGTGATGCTGGGCGAAATGGGCCGGCTGGTGTTTTTCGTGCTTAGTGGCTACCTGATTTCGGGCATCGTCTGGAAGCAGCAGGTGTATCCGGGCGCGCCGGGGCCGTGGCGGCAGCGCCTGGGCGTGTTCTACCTGCGCCGGGTGCTGCGGATTTTGCCGCCTTACTACTGCGCTCTGGCACTGAGTGCCTTGCTGCCCCTGGCTACCGTTCGGGAATATCCGCTGTGGTTTGTGCTGCCGGGAGCCAACCAGCTCTTTTACCGCCTCCAGCAGTGGGGCGAAGGGTGCGGCCACCTGTGGACCCTGGCCGTGGATGAGCAATTCTACCTGCTGTGGCCTTTTCTGCTGGCCCTGATCGGCCGGCGGGTCGGGTGGCTGCTGGCCCTGGGTGCGGCCGGCTTGCTGTTCCGGGTGGCGTGGAGCCTGCTCGTGACGCCGGGCTTTGTGCTGGTGCTGCTGCCGTCCTCCCTCGACCTGTTTGCGGCCGGCACCCTGCTGCGGCTGTTTGAAGGCGCGGCGTGGCTGCCGCGCTGGGCCCAAGGCCGCGCCGTGTTGCTGGCCTGGGGTGCGTGGTGGGCGCTGTGGGTGCTGCTGCACCACGGTGCGGTGGCGGGCGGCAGCACCCTCTGGCTTCTGCTGTTCCCGACGGTGGGCGCCGGAGCCGCTTTCCTCACGCTGGGGTGGCTGCTGCACCACCCGCAGCAGGTGCGCCGGCTGGGGCTGCTGCACCCGGCCCTGCACTGGCTGGGCCAGCGCAGCTTTGGGCTCTACCTCTACCACCTGCTGCTGCCGGTGCTCTACCAGCGGGCAGTGTTTAAGCTCTTCGCCGCCGACTCGGCCTGGCGCGACATCCTCCTGGAACCCGTGCCCACAGTGCTCGTGCTCAGCCCCTTGCTTCTGCTGCTTAGCGCCGCCTCCTGGCGGTTTATCGAAGAGCCCCTGGACCGACTCAAGCGGCATTTGCCGTATGCGCCAGCCGCTACGCCCGCCGTGGCGGGCACCTAG
- a CDS encoding VOC family protein, which yields MSLPFQGLRTVVYPVGDLARAKAWYSRALAIEPYFDEPFYVGFNVGGFELGLDPHAPVAGQCGPVAYWGVPDADAALERLVGLGAHRHEAVRDVGGGIRVGTVQDPFGNLLGVIQNPHFQVS from the coding sequence ATGTCTCTCCCCTTTCAAGGCCTGCGCACGGTGGTATATCCCGTTGGTGACCTGGCGCGGGCCAAAGCTTGGTACAGCCGCGCGCTGGCAATTGAGCCGTATTTTGACGAGCCTTTTTACGTGGGCTTCAACGTCGGCGGCTTCGAGCTGGGCCTCGACCCGCACGCTCCGGTGGCCGGGCAGTGCGGGCCCGTAGCCTACTGGGGCGTGCCCGATGCCGACGCGGCCCTGGAGCGGCTCGTGGGCTTGGGGGCTCACCGCCACGAAGCCGTGCGCGACGTGGGCGGCGGCATCCGGGTGGGCACGGTGCAGGACCCGTTCGGCAATTTGCTGGGCGTCATCCAGAATCCACATTTTCAGGTGTCGTAG
- a CDS encoding GNAT family N-acetyltransferase, protein MIPLIAFTPRLTLIAASRALLTAELSKPRYFPMLLGAALPTDWPPGEYDEEAMRFFLAQLTAGGRHAAGWYGWYAILRAGAEAPVNTLVAAGGFFGPPDAEGTAEIGYSVAADWRGRGLATELVAGLVRHAAETGLVRRLYAHTSADNPASHRVLLRNDFTEAPIRAEDGRLRFVRSVVPTPAQS, encoded by the coding sequence ATGATTCCGCTGATTGCCTTTACGCCGCGGCTGACGCTAATAGCCGCCAGCCGGGCCCTGCTCACGGCCGAGCTTTCCAAGCCGCGCTACTTCCCCATGCTGCTGGGTGCTGCCCTGCCCACCGACTGGCCCCCCGGCGAGTACGATGAGGAGGCCATGCGCTTCTTTCTGGCCCAGCTCACGGCTGGGGGCCGCCACGCAGCCGGGTGGTACGGGTGGTATGCCATTCTGCGGGCCGGTGCCGAGGCGCCCGTCAACACGCTGGTGGCAGCCGGCGGCTTCTTCGGCCCACCCGACGCCGAGGGCACTGCCGAAATTGGGTACTCGGTAGCGGCCGATTGGCGCGGGCGGGGCCTGGCGACGGAGCTGGTGGCTGGCTTGGTGCGCCACGCCGCCGAGACAGGCCTGGTCCGCCGCCTGTACGCCCACACCTCCGCCGACAACCCCGCCTCTCACCGGGTGCTGCTGCGCAACGACTTCACCGAGGCCCCGATTCGGGCCGAAGATGGGCGGTTGCGGTTCGTGCGCTCCGTCGTTCCCACTCCGGCCCAGTCGTAA
- a CDS encoding molybdenum cofactor biosynthesis protein MoaE, which translates to MHIELTDQPIDVAAVLERVQADGAGAVNSFIGTVRNRSTGRRVVRLEYEAYDSMALHQLRRVAEQAVQQWPMLEKVAVVHRKGTLFIGDVAVVVAVSTPHRAESFAACQYIIDTLKQVVPIWKKEFYEDGSVWVAAHP; encoded by the coding sequence ATGCATATCGAACTTACCGACCAGCCCATCGACGTGGCCGCCGTGCTGGAGCGGGTGCAGGCCGACGGGGCCGGGGCCGTGAACAGCTTCATCGGCACGGTCCGCAACCGAAGCACGGGCCGGCGGGTGGTGCGCCTCGAATATGAGGCCTACGACAGCATGGCCTTGCACCAGCTGCGCCGCGTGGCTGAGCAAGCCGTGCAGCAGTGGCCCATGCTGGAGAAGGTGGCCGTGGTGCACCGCAAAGGCACCCTGTTCATCGGCGACGTGGCCGTGGTGGTGGCCGTTTCGACCCCACACCGGGCCGAGTCGTTTGCCGCTTGCCAGTACATCATCGACACCCTGAAGCAGGTGGTGCCCATCTGGAAGAAGGAGTTTTATGAAGACGGCAGCGTGTGGGTGGCCGCTCACCCGTAG
- a CDS encoding MoaD/ThiS family protein — MNLKIALFGISKEIVGQPTLHITADEGVSVQGLLAQLRAQYPALIQLSSLAVAVNNEYAEEAQRLQAHDEIALIPPVSGG; from the coding sequence ATGAACCTGAAAATAGCCCTTTTTGGCATTTCAAAAGAAATTGTGGGCCAGCCCACGCTGCACATAACCGCCGACGAAGGCGTGTCGGTGCAGGGGCTGCTGGCGCAGCTGCGCGCCCAATACCCGGCTCTGATCCAGCTTTCCAGCCTCGCCGTGGCCGTCAACAACGAATACGCCGAGGAAGCGCAGCGCCTGCAAGCCCATGATGAAATTGCCCTGATTCCACCCGTCAGCGGGGGGTAA
- the moaA gene encoding GTP 3',8-cyclase MoaA, protein MLGSAPSVLYDNHGRPLEYLRLAVTDRCNLRCFYCMPEEGIQYLPKRELLTYEEMERLVRLLTGLGVRKVRLTGGEPFVRRDLVPFMARLAALPGLTDLSLTTNGVLTAPHVPELARLGVRSVNLSLDTLDRTRFHRITRRDELPRVLDTFYALLATGIQVKINAVVMDGQNTEDLVPLAELTRDLPVEVRFIEEMPFNGGSHAAPTAIPWNYRRIREHLEQHLGPLLPVPVPAGATASEFSVVGHLGRIGIIAAYSRTFCGTCNRIRLTAEGGLKTCLYDQGVLDVRALLRSGAPDELIVEALTSAFRHRAADGFEAEQRRPLHQLSFESMSTIGG, encoded by the coding sequence ATGTTGGGTAGTGCTCCATCTGTTTTGTACGACAACCACGGCCGGCCGCTGGAATACCTGCGCCTAGCCGTGACGGACCGCTGCAACCTGCGGTGCTTTTACTGCATGCCCGAGGAAGGCATTCAGTACCTGCCCAAGCGGGAGCTGCTTACCTACGAGGAAATGGAGCGGCTGGTGCGTCTGCTCACCGGCCTGGGGGTGCGCAAAGTACGCCTCACCGGCGGCGAGCCATTCGTGCGCCGCGACTTGGTGCCCTTCATGGCCCGCCTGGCTGCCCTGCCCGGCCTCACCGACCTGAGCCTGACCACCAACGGCGTGCTCACGGCCCCGCACGTGCCCGAGCTGGCCCGCCTGGGCGTACGCAGCGTCAACCTCAGCCTCGACACGCTGGACCGCACCCGCTTCCACCGCATCACCCGCCGCGACGAGCTGCCGCGGGTGCTCGACACGTTCTACGCCCTGCTGGCAACGGGTATTCAGGTGAAAATCAACGCCGTAGTGATGGACGGGCAGAACACCGAGGACCTGGTGCCCCTGGCCGAGTTGACGCGCGACCTGCCCGTGGAAGTGCGCTTCATCGAGGAAATGCCCTTCAACGGCGGCAGCCACGCCGCGCCCACGGCTATTCCGTGGAACTACCGTCGCATCCGGGAGCATCTGGAGCAGCACCTGGGGCCGTTGCTGCCCGTGCCCGTACCGGCCGGTGCTACGGCTTCCGAGTTCAGCGTAGTCGGCCACCTGGGCCGCATCGGCATTATTGCCGCCTACTCGCGCACGTTCTGCGGCACCTGCAACCGCATCCGGCTCACGGCCGAGGGCGGCCTCAAGACCTGCCTCTACGACCAGGGCGTGCTCGACGTGCGGGCCCTGCTCCGCTCCGGTGCCCCCGACGAGCTTATCGTCGAGGCCCTTACCAGCGCCTTCCGCCACCGCGCCGCCGACGGTTTCGAGGCCGAACAGCGCCGCCCCCTGCATCAGCTCAGCTTCGAGTCCATGTCCACGATTGGGGGGTAG
- a CDS encoding NTP transferase domain-containing protein yields the protein MPTTDPHPTPRRKHAALARPDLGEFGRHELAILGAPCGRIKELVTRLLPHLSPQLRVAYVDADHAAGDDAAQGGAGGQEAALQAGAAAELTDKITFTRLDLKRSFDRFSQQEWLQQQSLVLVNGNHFRARQQIVILDPSKPLEKKLDRLTDVQLLLLPEGVTELPGYLRQHLGAAAVPTLPLHDTAAIAAALLRLWQRQQPRLRGLVLAGGQSQRMGQDKGRLAYHGQEQRAHSAALLAQFCGGDVLVSCRAEQAAELEATGLRPLPDTFLGLGPLSGLLSAFQLDPDAAWLVVACDLPFLSEATLRHLVQHRHPGRMATAFRSPENEWPEPLITIWEPRSYGTLLRFLSLGYSCPRKALINSDIELLPPPAPEELRNINTPEEAEQARRELGPHPPTPSPVERGSLT from the coding sequence ATGCCGACGACTGACCCGCACCCCACGCCCCGCCGCAAGCACGCCGCCCTGGCCCGCCCCGACCTGGGCGAGTTTGGCCGGCACGAACTGGCCATTCTGGGCGCGCCCTGCGGCCGTATCAAAGAGCTGGTGACGCGCCTGCTGCCCCACCTCAGCCCCCAGTTGCGCGTGGCCTACGTGGATGCCGACCACGCCGCCGGCGACGACGCGGCCCAGGGCGGCGCGGGCGGCCAGGAAGCTGCCTTGCAAGCCGGCGCCGCGGCCGAGCTGACCGACAAAATCACCTTTACCCGCCTGGACTTGAAGCGCAGCTTCGACCGGTTCAGCCAGCAGGAGTGGCTGCAACAGCAGAGCCTGGTGCTGGTGAACGGCAACCACTTCCGGGCCCGCCAGCAAATCGTGATTCTGGACCCATCTAAGCCCTTGGAAAAGAAGCTGGACCGCCTCACCGATGTGCAGCTGCTTCTGCTGCCCGAAGGCGTAACGGAACTGCCGGGCTACCTGCGCCAGCACCTGGGTGCCGCGGCCGTGCCCACCCTGCCCCTGCACGATACAGCCGCTATTGCTGCTGCGCTGCTCCGGCTGTGGCAGCGCCAGCAGCCGCGCCTGCGCGGTTTGGTGCTAGCCGGCGGCCAGAGCCAGCGCATGGGCCAGGACAAGGGCCGCCTCGCCTACCATGGCCAGGAGCAGCGCGCCCACTCCGCCGCCCTGTTGGCCCAGTTCTGCGGGGGCGACGTGCTGGTATCGTGCCGCGCCGAGCAAGCCGCTGAGTTGGAGGCCACTGGCTTGCGGCCCCTGCCCGATACGTTTCTGGGCCTGGGCCCGCTGAGCGGTTTGCTCTCGGCTTTCCAGCTCGACCCCGACGCGGCTTGGCTGGTGGTGGCCTGCGACCTGCCTTTTCTGTCGGAAGCCACGCTGCGCCACCTGGTGCAGCACCGCCACCCCGGCCGCATGGCCACGGCCTTCCGAAGCCCCGAAAACGAGTGGCCCGAGCCGCTGATTACCATCTGGGAGCCCCGCAGCTACGGCACGCTGCTGCGCTTTCTGAGCCTGGGCTACTCCTGCCCCCGCAAAGCCCTCATCAACTCCGACATCGAGCTGCTGCCCCCGCCCGCCCCGGAGGAGCTGCGCAACATCAACACCCCCGAAGAAGCCGAGCAGGCCCGGCGGGAGTTGGGGCCTCACCCCCCGACCCCCTCTCCCGTGGAGAGGGGGAGCCTGACGTAA
- the moaC gene encoding cyclic pyranopterin monophosphate synthase MoaC, translated as MSDSPKLTHLNAAGQPAMVDVGAKQPTRRVARARSRVVLGADILRLVQDGDLPTRKGPVFQTAILAGIMGAKRTAELIPLCHPLGLDDCQVRIEVDGPDAVRIECTATVTGKTGVEMEALTGASVAALTIYDMCKALSHNIIIQETRLLEKTGGKQDFHHADD; from the coding sequence ATGTCAGACTCTCCCAAACTCACCCACCTGAACGCCGCCGGACAGCCGGCTATGGTGGATGTGGGCGCCAAGCAACCCACCCGCCGCGTGGCGCGGGCCCGCAGCCGGGTGGTGCTGGGCGCCGACATTCTGCGGCTGGTGCAGGACGGCGACCTGCCCACCCGCAAAGGTCCAGTGTTCCAAACGGCCATCCTGGCCGGCATTATGGGCGCCAAGCGCACCGCCGAGCTGATTCCGCTGTGCCACCCGCTGGGCCTCGACGACTGCCAGGTGCGCATTGAGGTAGACGGCCCCGATGCCGTGCGCATCGAATGCACGGCTACCGTGACCGGCAAAACCGGCGTGGAAATGGAAGCCCTGACCGGCGCCTCGGTGGCGGCGCTGACCATCTACGACATGTGCAAAGCCCTGTCGCACAACATCATCATTCAGGAAACCCGCCTGCTGGAAAAAACCGGCGGCAAACAGGACTTCCATCATGCCGACGACTGA